CCCCAACCAACTGACCACACGCAGCATCAATATCGTCACCTCGCGTCTTGCGCACAGTGACAGTATGGTCGTACTGCATCAACGTTTTCTGGAAACGGTCAATGCGTGAGTTGCTTGGCTTTTTGTAAGGGGACCCTGGGTAAGGGTTAAACGGGATCAGGTTGATCTTACATGGTGTATCTTTCATCAGCTCCGCCAATTCACGTGCATGGTCCATATCATCGTTCACATGGTCCAGTAGCACGTATTCCACGGTCACTTTACCGCGGTTCGCATTGGAAGAAGCAATGTAACGACGTACTGATGCTAAGAAATCTTGAATATCCCAACGGTCGTTGATGGGCATAATTTCACTACGCAGCTTATCGTTTGGTGCGTGAAGAGAAATTGCCAGCGCGACATCAATTTGACCTGTCATTTGATCCAGACCCGATACCACACCAGAAGTCGATACTGTGACACGACGTTTAGATAAACCAAAACCTAAATCGTCCAGCATTAATTCCAATGCAGGGATCAGGTTTTTCATGTTTAGCAGTGGCTCACCCATACCCATCATCACAACGTTAGTGATAGGGCGACGGCCAGTCTCTTTTTCCAAACCGATTTCACGTGCTGCACGCCACACCTGACCAATAATCTCAGAGACTTTCAGGTTACGGTTAAAGCCCTGCTGAGCGGTGGAACAGAACTTACATTCCAATGCACAACCTACCTGAGACGACACACACAAAGTCGCACGATCATCTTCAGGAATATAAACCGTTTCTACGTCCTGATCGCCAACCTTCATCGCCCACTTAATTGTGCCGTCTGAAGAGTGTTGAGCTTCCGCCACCACAGGGGCTTTAATCTCACAGCGATGGATCAGCTTCTCACGCAGCTTCTTGTTAATGTTGGTCATTTTCTCGAAGTCATCGACACCAAAATGGTAGATCCACTTCATCACCTGCTCGGCACGAAATGCTTTCTCACCAAGCTCTTCAGCAAAAAACTTGCGCATTCCTTGGCGATCAAAGTCGAGTAGATTGATTTTTTCAGTGGTCATGTGGCCTCACGAAACGACGTAACATTAATTAAGGGCGCGAATTGTACAGCCTTTATTCAGCGACAACAAGAGTTCTAACACCCTGTATTTTTTAAGGCATTAATATCTCAATGATTAAATTTTATACAGAAACAATCAACCCGCCAAATCGGCGGGTTGCGGTTAACGGGAGACTTGTTTTATCTGCTCAACAATCGCTTTTAAACCATTGCCTCGCGATGGACTGAGATGAGCAATGAGACCCAATTTTTCAAAGTACTCATCAATATTGAATGCCTGAATTTCTGCGCTGGTTTTGCCATCATAAGCCGCCACAACGAGCGCAATAAGGCCTCGCACAATACGTGCGTCGGAGTCTGCGCAAAAATGCCACACACCATCAAGATTTTCACTCACTAGCCAAACCTGGCTTTCACAGCCTGAAACCGTGACTTGCTCAGACTTCAGCTCATCGGGCATCATAGGAAGTTTCTTTCCCCACTGAATGACCTGACGATAACGTTCTTCCCAGCCTTTAAAGCCTTGCATAGTCGTAACGATGTCTTCTGCTTGAATATCAGTGCCAAAAGGTGACTGTGGGAATGAGGGCATAATAATCTCCAAACGAACTATTTACGGTATTTCTGAATCAGCTTCTCGACAATTCGCGAAACTGCCACAAAGCCGAACGTTGCGGTGACAACCGTCGCCGCTCCAAATCCACTGGCACAGTCCATACGTTTTGGCCCTTCCGCTGTAGATTTAACACCGCACACACTGCCGTCTGGCTGAGGGTACTTTAGTTGTTCAGTTGAAAATACACACTCAATACCAAATTTACGCTGCGGATTCTTGGGGAAATTGTGGTGACGACGCAAAGTATCTTTGATTTTTTTCGCCAATGGGTCTTGAATGGTTTTCGTCAGGTCCGCAACTTGGATCTGGGTTGGGTCGACTTGCCCACCCGCACCGCCAGTAGTGATCACTTTAATCTTATTGCTACGACAATACGCCAGCAATGAAGCTTTCGCTTTCACGCTGTCGATCGCATCAAGCACGTAATCAAACTCTTTTGACAGATATTCTTGCTGGTTATCTGGCGTAATAAAGTCATCAATCAGGTTTACTTTACACTCCGGATTGATAAGCTTGACGCGTTCGGCCATCACTTCAATCTTACTCTGTCCCACCGTACCGCTCATGGCATGGATCTGACGGTTGATGTTGGTCACACAGACATCATCCATATCAATCAAGGTCAACTCACCGACCCCTGTACGGGCCAATGCTTCAACCGCCCAAGAGCCTACTCCACCAATACCGATCACACAAACGTGCGCGGCACGAAGGATCTCCACTTCGCTATTGCCATAAAGACGACGGGTGCCGCCGAAGCGTTGGTTGTAGTTGTCTGAAGCCGGAGTATCAAGTTCGCGCATGGTGCTGTTCTTCCGCCGAGTGATGGTACAAAAATAAAGAGTGCGATTTATACGCACTCTTTATAAAAAAGTCTAGATGAGAAAAGGCTATTGTAACTTCTCGGGAGGCAATGCCCAAGGAGCCTGAGTAGATGAGTTTTCCAGCCCCAGCTTCCAGACTCGACCAAAGTGCTTATAGTGCCCCGCCTCAGTGCCTGCTCTCGGCCCCATACCATGGTATAGATCGAGGTGATTCTGCTTCACCGCCCCCCAGTATCAAGAACAATCAGCAAGCGTAACTGATGCGCACCACTCCAACTGCCATCGGCATTGAGCAATGGCACTTCAGCAAGAATAGGCGTTCCCATAGGGAAAATTGAACGGTCACCCGCCACAGATGCCATTGGCAGTAATGGGATCCCAGCTGTACCTGTTACCGGAGCATCCGCTCTAGGCTCAAAGAACACATACGATGGATTCTGTTCAAGCAACTCACGAACAGTCGCTTCATCATTTGCCAACACCCATTCTTTGATGGCTTTCAGCGACATTTTTTCGCGCGGGACTTGGTCTCGTTCAATCAGCACCTTACCAATACTGACGTACGCTTTGTTGTTTTTCCCACCGTAGGCAAAATACTCCAGCGTGTCGTCATCTTCAAAATGTACAAAACCGCTGCCCTGCACTTCCATCAGAAACGGCTCGATCATATTCGCCGCATAACCTAATTCCAGCTCTTGCCCTTCTAAAGCGCCATCATAAATTTGAGCGCGCGTTGGGCAGTCAGCGTCACAGTCTGGTTTGCCATAGACAGGGTATTTGTAGGTTTCATTCGGTTCGTGGCGTAATTCCATCACTGGTGAGAAATACCCAGTGAACAGTACGTTACCTTGCTTATCACCACCACCCAGCTGGGCAGTTTGAATACCAAAGTCCGCTAGCTGCGCTGGATCACCACTCTGTAACACCCACTCATTAAGTTTTTCATACAAAGGTTGGTATACCCTAGCCATCGACGGTGAGTTTTCAACGACTTGTTGAGATTGTTTGGTAAATTCAGTGAAATCTCGTGGTTTGTCCGATTCTACAACTGCGGTTTTATTCAGAATCGAGTTAAATTCACCATCAAGATATTGTTGAGCACGATCGTGCGGTTGTGCACAGCCAAACAAAACACTGGCAGCCACAATTGGAAGATATTTTTTGAACACAGGTTTATTCCTTACAAGCCTGCTATAAAGGATGACAAACTCAAACGGTTAGCGCAATCAGATAGACGTTAACGAATGTTATTTTTTGGACTTTTCTGACAATTGATAAATAGGCTGATAATGCGGTTCAGAAATCAATCTCATCTGACTGAAACTCGGATTAAGCATTTGGTAACGACGCTTTTTCTCTCCTACCTGAAACTCCACATAACTTCCATTAAAGCGGTATCGGGTATTGACCACACCACCATCAATCACGACTCCAGTTTCATTCAGTACAAAGCTATCTGCAGAGTAAGGTGCGACGCCCTGTTCAATCCATGTTCCATAGACCATAGAATTAGGGTGCTTGATGATTTGATATCGATCG
This window of the Vibrio neptunius genome carries:
- a CDS encoding bifunctional tRNA (adenosine(37)-C2)-methyltransferase TrmG/ribosomal RNA large subunit methyltransferase RlmN is translated as MTTEKINLLDFDRQGMRKFFAEELGEKAFRAEQVMKWIYHFGVDDFEKMTNINKKLREKLIHRCEIKAPVVAEAQHSSDGTIKWAMKVGDQDVETVYIPEDDRATLCVSSQVGCALECKFCSTAQQGFNRNLKVSEIIGQVWRAAREIGLEKETGRRPITNVVMMGMGEPLLNMKNLIPALELMLDDLGFGLSKRRVTVSTSGVVSGLDQMTGQIDVALAISLHAPNDKLRSEIMPINDRWDIQDFLASVRRYIASSNANRGKVTVEYVLLDHVNDDMDHARELAELMKDTPCKINLIPFNPYPGSPYKKPSNSRIDRFQKTLMQYDHTVTVRKTRGDDIDAACGQLVGDVIDRTKRTAMLRAAKGETIDVKAV
- the csdE gene encoding cysteine desulfurase sulfur acceptor subunit CsdE, with product MPSFPQSPFGTDIQAEDIVTTMQGFKGWEERYRQVIQWGKKLPMMPDELKSEQVTVSGCESQVWLVSENLDGVWHFCADSDARIVRGLIALVVAAYDGKTSAEIQAFNIDEYFEKLGLIAHLSPSRGNGLKAIVEQIKQVSR
- the tcdA gene encoding tRNA cyclic N6-threonylcarbamoyladenosine(37) synthase TcdA gives rise to the protein MRELDTPASDNYNQRFGGTRRLYGNSEVEILRAAHVCVIGIGGVGSWAVEALARTGVGELTLIDMDDVCVTNINRQIHAMSGTVGQSKIEVMAERVKLINPECKVNLIDDFITPDNQQEYLSKEFDYVLDAIDSVKAKASLLAYCRSNKIKVITTGGAGGQVDPTQIQVADLTKTIQDPLAKKIKDTLRRHHNFPKNPQRKFGIECVFSTEQLKYPQPDGSVCGVKSTAEGPKRMDCASGFGAATVVTATFGFVAVSRIVEKLIQKYRK
- a CDS encoding DUF2850 domain-containing protein, whose product is MKKKKSLERGLLAVAIVLSIAFIFASKALYDRYQIIKHPNSMVYGTWIEQGVAPYSADSFVLNETGVVIDGGVVNTRYRFNGSYVEFQVGEKKRRYQMLNPSFSQMRLISEPHYQPIYQLSEKSKK